Proteins encoded together in one Streptomyces umbrinus window:
- a CDS encoding endonuclease/exonuclease/phosphatase family protein translates to MPHRSRVTRRLGLKTALAAAVTLPLSSTALSTSPASASNRISRSRRLEVMSFNLRYASTAEPNSWTVRRPVMRELLRQEQPHVMGVQEGLYQQVRDIEADLGPHYDWIGTGRAGGSRDEFMAVYYDTRRLAPVEYDHFWLSDTPNVIGSNTWGGGSIRMVTWVRFRDLGDGERQFYVLNTHLDNASQNARARAASLITSRIAGLDRTLPLLVTGDFNIAAHQNPVYDTMLAAGLTDTWDTAAERSTLYATFHGYQPLIPGGDRIDWILATPGVTAHRASINTFSVGGQFPSDHLPVQASLTLA, encoded by the coding sequence GTGCCCCATCGCAGTCGAGTCACGCGTCGCCTGGGTCTCAAGACCGCTCTCGCAGCGGCGGTCACGCTGCCTCTGTCCAGTACAGCACTGTCGACCTCACCCGCCTCCGCGTCGAACCGAATATCGCGGAGCCGCCGACTGGAGGTCATGTCGTTCAACCTGCGTTACGCGAGCACCGCCGAACCCAACAGCTGGACCGTCCGCCGCCCCGTGATGCGCGAACTGCTGCGCCAGGAGCAGCCGCACGTCATGGGCGTCCAGGAGGGCCTCTACCAGCAGGTGCGCGACATCGAGGCCGACCTCGGACCGCACTACGACTGGATCGGCACGGGCCGCGCGGGCGGCAGCCGCGACGAGTTCATGGCGGTCTACTACGACACCCGCAGACTCGCCCCGGTCGAGTACGACCACTTCTGGCTCTCCGACACCCCCAACGTGATCGGCTCGAACACCTGGGGCGGCGGGTCCATACGCATGGTGACCTGGGTCCGCTTCCGCGATCTGGGCGACGGCGAGCGGCAGTTCTACGTCCTCAACACCCACCTCGACAACGCGAGCCAGAACGCACGCGCGCGTGCGGCGTCCCTGATCACCTCACGGATCGCCGGTCTCGACCGGACCCTGCCGCTCCTGGTGACCGGCGACTTCAACATCGCCGCCCACCAGAACCCGGTCTACGACACGATGCTGGCGGCCGGACTCACCGACACGTGGGACACCGCGGCCGAGCGGAGCACGCTGTACGCCACCTTCCACGGCTACCAGCCCCTGATCCCGGGCGGCGACCGCATCGACTGGATACTCGCCACGCCCGGCGTGACCGCCCACCGGGCGTCGATCAACACCTTCTCCGTGGGGGGACAGTTCCCGAGCGACCATCTGCCCGTACAGGCGTCGCTGACCCTGGCATGA
- a CDS encoding DUF6986 family protein — MGQGQHEKVATSLAGAVSEEISASLAPVDAELERRYPGDPGTRQPVHTVYVPGDVFAADTIRSWGDQALAALDEHAPDAASFAAVLGLSDDLAAPVYDRVRAKLEREPVEDLRVDFEDGYGPRPDAEEDEAAARAARLVSEAYETGTAAPYMGIRMKCMEAPVRDRGIRTLDIFLTGLMEAGGLPDGLVLTLPKVTYAEQVTAMVRLLEEFEKARGLEQGRIGFEIQIETSQSILATDGTATVARMIQAAEGRATGLHYGTFDYSACLGVSAAYQASDHPAADHAKAIMQVAAAGTGVRVSDGSTNVLPVGPTPKVHDAWRLHFGLTRRALARAYYQGWDMHPGHIPTRYAAVFAFYREGFEQAAGRLARYANHAGGDVMDEPATAKALSGYLLRGLDCGALDIAEVARAAGLTRADLEAFASPRRADLTISTP; from the coding sequence ATGGGTCAGGGCCAGCACGAGAAGGTGGCGACGAGCCTCGCGGGCGCGGTCAGCGAGGAGATCAGCGCCTCCCTCGCCCCGGTCGACGCCGAGTTGGAGCGCCGCTACCCCGGCGACCCCGGCACCCGCCAGCCCGTCCACACCGTGTACGTCCCCGGTGACGTCTTCGCCGCCGACACCATCCGCTCCTGGGGCGACCAGGCCCTCGCGGCCCTCGACGAACACGCGCCCGACGCCGCCTCCTTCGCCGCGGTCCTCGGCCTGTCCGACGACCTCGCCGCGCCCGTGTACGACCGCGTACGCGCCAAGCTGGAGCGCGAGCCCGTCGAGGACCTCCGCGTCGACTTCGAGGACGGCTACGGCCCGCGCCCGGACGCCGAGGAGGACGAGGCGGCGGCCCGCGCGGCACGGCTGGTGTCGGAGGCGTACGAGACCGGCACGGCGGCCCCGTACATGGGCATCCGCATGAAGTGCATGGAGGCGCCGGTCCGTGACCGGGGCATCCGCACGCTCGACATCTTCCTGACCGGCCTGATGGAGGCGGGCGGCCTGCCCGACGGGCTGGTGCTGACCCTCCCCAAGGTGACCTATGCCGAGCAGGTCACGGCCATGGTGCGGCTCCTTGAGGAGTTCGAGAAGGCACGCGGCCTGGAGCAGGGCCGGATCGGCTTCGAGATCCAGATCGAGACCAGCCAGTCCATCCTCGCCACCGACGGCACCGCGACCGTCGCCCGCATGATCCAGGCGGCGGAGGGGCGGGCCACGGGCCTGCACTACGGCACCTTCGACTACAGCGCCTGCCTCGGCGTCTCCGCCGCCTATCAGGCCAGCGACCATCCGGCCGCCGACCACGCCAAGGCGATCATGCAGGTCGCGGCCGCGGGCACCGGCGTCCGTGTCTCGGACGGCTCCACGAACGTCCTGCCGGTCGGCCCGACGCCGAAGGTCCACGACGCCTGGCGGCTGCACTTCGGCCTCACCCGCCGCGCGCTCGCCCGCGCCTACTACCAGGGCTGGGACATGCACCCCGGCCACATCCCCACGCGTTACGCGGCCGTGTTCGCGTTCTACCGGGAGGGCTTCGAGCAGGCCGCGGGGCGTCTCGCCCGGTACGCCAACCACGCCGGCGGCGACGTCATGGACGAGCCGGCCACCGCCAAGGCCCTCAGCGGCTACCTCCTGCGCGGCCTGGACTGCGGCGCCCTCGACATCGCCGAGGTGGCCCGAGCGGCGGGCCTGACCCGCGCCGACCTGGAGGCTTTCGCAAGCCCGAGGCGAGCGGACCTGACAATCTCGACTCCGTAG